TACACCACGAGTTGCGTAATCCTTGAATCCACGGTTTTTCCAGCCTGGGCTACCCTAACTTCTTATTTTGCTCCCAATTCCTGAGCCCGCTTCGTCGCGCTGAGCACAGCCTCAATCAGAGCAGAGCGTAAGCCAGCTTGCTCCAGACTGGCAATGCCAGCGATGGTCGTCCCACCAGGACTGGTCACTCGGTCTTTGAGCTCTGCTGGATGCATGCCAGTTTTCTTCAGCAGCTCGGCGCTGCCTAGCAGTGTTTGTAACGCCAGTTGAGCTGCTGTTGCCCGGGGTAAACCTGCTGCCACTCCCCCATCAGTCAGGGCTTCAACAATAAGGGCAACGTAACCTGGTCCAGAACCAGACAAGCCAGTAACAGCGTTCATCAGCGGTTCTGGCACTTCTAGGACTTCTCCGACTGAGCCGAAAACCTGACGCGCAATGCTCAGGTGCCCAGCACTTACCCATTGACCAGCCGCAAGGGCAGTCACGCCTGCCCCAACTTGGGCAGGCGTATTGGGCATAGCCCGAATCACAGGGAGATTGGGGAAGGCAGACTCAAGTTGGGTCAGAGTTGTGCCTGCCAGAATTGATAACAACAGTGAAATTGGAGTCCCTGTCAAACCTGCTGCAACTTTGGCAAAACCCTGAGGTTTAACTGCTAACAGCACCGTGCCTGTAGCAGCTTTGCGATTGTCCTCTGTCACTAGAACTTTGTACTGGCTAGAGAGCAACGTTTGTCGCTCGGGGCTGGGGTCACTGACGATTACCTGTTCAGGTTCGTAAAGCCCCAAAGACAGCAGGCGCGACAGGATTGCTTCTCCCATCACGCCACCGCCAATAATACCCAGTTGTACAGGCTGTGCCACTGCTGCTATTGAGCAAACCGGCTAACGGCTGCGTCGGCTGTCCAGGCAGGAGTGGGTGCCGCGGGACGAGCAGGGCGAGGATAGGGAGCTTCCTGAGGCATACCAGACTGGGTACTGACCTGAACACAATTGGGGGTGAACAGGAAGATGCTTTCACCGATACGTTCTTGGTGACCATCAATGGCGTAGGTGCCACCAGCAACAAAGTCAACGGCTCGCTGCGCTTGATCAGGATCCAT
The Leptolyngbya sp. FACHB-261 DNA segment above includes these coding regions:
- the proC gene encoding pyrroline-5-carboxylate reductase, with the protein product MAQPVQLGIIGGGVMGEAILSRLLSLGLYEPEQVIVSDPSPERQTLLSSQYKVLVTEDNRKAATGTVLLAVKPQGFAKVAAGLTGTPISLLLSILAGTTLTQLESAFPNLPVIRAMPNTPAQVGAGVTALAAGQWVSAGHLSIARQVFGSVGEVLEVPEPLMNAVTGLSGSGPGYVALIVEALTDGGVAAGLPRATAAQLALQTLLGSAELLKKTGMHPAELKDRVTSPGGTTIAGIASLEQAGLRSALIEAVLSATKRAQELGAK